Genomic segment of Hydractinia symbiolongicarpus strain clone_291-10 chromosome 5, HSymV2.1, whole genome shotgun sequence:
aaattcctctgatgtttccttgttgtctccgttgcatcttctcttcattttattttttctacttgcgtgatgactttatgactgtatccatttgtgaTACAGTCATGGTTCCATTAGCTTGGAAAACAGCGAAAATCATACAAAAGTGGACCAAACTGTAATTTTGACAACTATCGACATAATTCTGTAAAACCAGCGATAGCAAAAATCATTGAGAAAATAGTTCATGGTCAATTGATTAATTATCTTGAAATGAACAACCTTCATCATAATCAATATGGTTTCAGAGCAGGAAGATCCACCAATCTGGCAACCATGTCTTTCACTGATAGTATAAGACATCATGTAGATAGAGAAATTGTTGGAGCGGTTCACATAGATTTAAGTAAAGCATTCGATATGTTAAGCCATAGCAAACTCTTGTCAAAGCTTACTGCTTATGGTATATATGGGAAAGTGATCTTTTATGGTTCACTGACTACTTGTTTAGATATGAACAGTCTGTTGTCTATAATGGTGTACTTTCAGGAAGGAGCACCTCACTGTTGGTGTACCCCAGGGAACAATTTTAGGTccgctgttgtttttgttgtattttaacGATCTTGCTGACAACTTGAAACATTCTGAAATAATCAAATACGCCGATGATACTGTTTTGTACCATCCATGAACATTTGTTTGACGAGAATGCTATAAAAAGAACTGTTGTCTTCTAGTATGAAAAAGTATAGAAAGTATATATGTGAGAACCTTAATGACTATTTTGTATTAATGAATCACAGCCATAGCACCAGAAATGCGAATACAATGCTATTCCTGCATATGCCACAGAATATGGCTGTCATGCATTTAAGTTTATGGcaagtaaaatatataacacCTTGCCAAAAGACATTTCAAACGATAGTAATACAACTAGTTTCAGAAAATTATCTTAgcattttaagtaatttattttttccaaacTTTTTTTGACATGTTCTACTCAGTGTTTAATCCATGGCTGTCTAGGCTTTCCTTTATTTTCAGTGgttctttttgatttttaacaTACATACATTaacttatttgtttttacaATTTATAACTGTTTTCATATCCTTGTCATTTGCTTTCACTTTTTATCAGAATTTATTGTGGTTTTAGTTTTTTCTTACCCACTTTAACGACTTCTATGGCATGCATACTTTCTCTTTTTCCCTTCAGTCAGTTAGTTCATTTTtagcttctttttttaaagtgttgatatttatatataatcatatatatttttatttcttattttttccaaACAAGACCCTAATCGATAgcagtaaaaaatgtatttttataatggagctaaactgcaagttttgctcatgttaattgtggtgacatAAGTACATTTTTTTAGCATTGTGGTTGATATACATTAGGTTCACCTTAGTCACTGAGAATGTCATGTAGAGCCTGGCACAGTGGAGGTTTCTACCTATAGACCTGATCTTAAATGTTGCCAGGGATATTAGTCTCACTTGCTGTAAAAGAACTGGACCCTACCCAGGTCTTGATTATTAATGGTTGCATATAAGAACCCAAAACCCACACTGCACAAGTTCTTCAGATGTACCTGACAGTTATGAGCAGTTGGGAAGCCAAATCTATCTATCTAGTCATCATCTTTCTATCTACATATTGGATTATATTGCACAAGAGGCATCAGATAAAAAGCTTTGGATATttatcttgagaacaaaaagagctttttaataaatttaaaaagacttcttAGGTAACTTTtcaagctctataatataagtccaacatcattttataccttgggttccctttaagaaACATTTAAGAAACATTACCAGGCTGAATTGTTAAGGAACACAAAAGACACAATTCTCACAAAAATGAGTATCTGCAAACAAGTCAAAGATCCTGCCATTGTGAAGGGTTCTTAAGTTAAAAAGGCTGTTAAAAAGGAGTTTAGCTTTCAAGATGACTTAATCTAAACAATAAATAGGGTAACATTAACAAACATCAATGTTAAATGCAAATTTTGTGTATAAAACTAGACAGGCTTTCCTTGTAATTCTATTTGTATTAGCAAACATCCATGGTTGCAAGTAGgttttcttcaaaattaaggGAATGCATATTAACTTTATCATGCTTTTGCTATGACTTTATAACGTTCACTCGTTTTAAGAATAataaatacacatttttttttgcaatcatCACACAATTTTGTTACAATCATATAAATAAGATCACCAAGTGTTTGGAAatcaggaaataaatttttaaacacgGTTCTAGATGTAAGTAAGTGAAGGTATAAATATGGTCAGGCTTTCCATTTACGTGAATCCTATATTGGGAAACATCCATAGTGACAAGGGGGGGTctttaaaagaaaaggaaatgtatattaaacattttattatGTTGGTATTTCACCTTTGGTgcttattttaacaaaattgtaTGTAAGTATTGATAATAAGTCGTGTGACAAAAAGATGGAATGATATGGTTCAGCAATTGTCAATCTCCTGTTTATAATTAGACTGTAAAATTAAACTTGAGAAGAGTtgtaccgtattttccggtataaaACCTGCTGGTTATAAGTTAATTTTTACGACTTCCAGCGTTGGTGCGAGGTATAATGTGGTGCAagttatgtgataagttttatattttctgtcatttattgtgaaatttaaagtttatacattcaatgaagaaaatagtaccaactGGATAAAATGcatacattaatataactgcatgcgcgatcctatatctatgtaatcttacttcaactacgtgatttaatttttttcaaacagtaaaatttctttaactttctattgctcTATTGCTCGCCAGtgctaatattacgagctctctctgaaacacaattcttgagatcatttttcttttgtgttgaatgtaattctaacctatttatatctttgcaatcaaaTTGAGCACAttaaaatgatttgcttctggtaatagagcaatatagcaggtatcacttttaggtttaattgacaggTATTTCACAACTTAGTGCCCAGGAGTTCATTATccattcctgttaaaaatattgaaaaatgtgaaaattaaagtatagataataattttctttttcatcttcGCTACCTTtgagcaacaggtggccactgaaaatatcaaaaataaatataaaatacaattaataagacacatgCAACTATCTCCGCCTCATTGCcaccattcattttatcatgcacactgtgattgctgagatataaatagataataaaattctataaacattagaaaagaatgttccgtacatcgctgttacagacaataatgtgataattattatgttgtttatttttatgcgaaaaaaacttaaatatacataaaaaacagagattttactttaggtttataacctgatagaatggttttttttgtttttttgtttaatcgCAGGGAACAACAAttattggctgaaactaatgtctacaaataaaaagaaaacagtgtTGTCTGATTTAGTACTGTCGGCATTAGCAGAAGATTGACCtctcaaataaattttaattcattattatttcggcaatcggagacaaggaagttaagactgagagagtgGCTAGTTTAGATACTCGGTTCTCGTGTTTTgggttcacaagtttaaacgtcCTTCACTTGTCTACAGcatgaaaaaaacagaacacacgcaCATGCTCATAAAATGATTAGGttaagtaaaaatacgctgaatttttttcttaacatgatgCGGGTTATGTAAAGGTGCAggtaagtaaaacacattgactgaaattttatgcgggttatatGAAGGTGtgggctatctgatagcatctagtttataactccctaaaaaagctaAGCTGCGGGTTATACAATGTGTGGGTTATATACCAGAAAATATGGTATGGGTGTTAAATTTGGGTGTGTTGGGCCTCCTTCGTCAGCCGTTTAGGCAAGTAATGTGTTGATACAAGTCATTGTAGAAACATTGTAGAAtacaccagtaattagcatgtgcctgacgctcaggacatgtcgatgcagctgacgctcagggcatctctagtgtagtcatcatgtgaataagaaacatAGGACTGACACTAAGGGCATGATGAagcccctgacgctcagggcatctttcatacacctgacgctcagggtatgaataaaaacagCAGTAATTAGCATGTTAAAGCctctgacgctcaggacatgttgaAGCCCCTGACTTTTAGGGCATGTTGAAGCCCCTGACATTCAGGGCATGTTGAAGCCCCCGACACTCAGGGCATCTATCATAGACCTGACACTCAGGGTATGGAAGAAAACACCATGATTAgtatgtgcctgacgctcaggacatgtcgatgcatctGACGCTCAGTGCATCTCATCTGTCTCGTGCACATGACGCTCAGGGCATAAAGACACCTATAATGCATATCCTGACACTCAGGGtatgcattatatatttgtaCATATGACGAAGCACAAAGGAGGCACCTTCATACCTACCCATTCCACCAAAATCTCCATAAATAGTCTACGAATACTGAACGTGTTGTATCTACTCATTCCAATAGAAAGACATTGTTTCTATCAATTTGTGTTATTATTCTGGAACCCAAAGAAATTAATGTTATACTGAATAGTTCATCctgtaaaaacattattttaaataaataactaaaaaaaactttatttcgtcGTCCAGAATAAACTTAGATGTGTCAAGAAAGACCTCTACAAATCTGCACTGGTTATAACATTTACCGTCTACAATTGTTCCTACATTGAATGCACAATAAGTCAGGAAGTTTAAATATGATAGCATCAAATgtgaacaagaagccctgggggctctaagaatttccgctcactaccaaaatatttgatgacaacctgctaatttgttGTGTCATGCCAAAtcatgccaaacattcgaagaggtttggtgcatgaagctctgaaataaagcacacaagtgacattatatcttacaacaaacgcaaacaaaacgaaacgtgtcataataaactcacattttaaaagaaattgctaacaaaaaatacagcctatcatttatggttgaaagtcttttgattgaaacgtttatggtcttaaacggcatttagttgacaaaacatcaaaattttgatgtgaccatcattttcagcatacttatttattaactgtgccaatttttgtcgaaaataaagtagttttaatttttggacaacttttggcctgaaatgacatttaggtgacaaaaaatcacatttttctaTAATCGTCATTTTCAGCataatttatttgttaactgtgccaaatttggtcgaaaatgaagtggttttaatttttggaccaattttggcctataatggcatttaggtgacaaaaatcaaaattttgatgtcaccatcatgttcagaatacgttaactgtgtcaaattttgttgaaaataaagtagttttaatttttggaccaattttggcctaaaatgacatttaggtgacaaaaaccaaaattatgatgtcaccattatgttcagcatactttttttgttaactgtgccaaattttgtcaaaaacaaataccaatattggcctgaaacgtcatttagatgacttcccagtactttgggagcttgggtacgaagtttaaatctgtgacgttgcaattgaccatttagGACATGGTTAGTTTGTTAGTCAGTTatctatcctcctctcagaggaacgtgaaatcccagggtcgattttttctcaaaaaatgctccgaaagaaaaaaacgacggttttaaagaatttcctacgccttcgggcgcagAAATTCAATAAACacagaaaaaaagtaaacaaaatgtgAAACAGAAGtaaaacttacttttatctttCAAAGAATTCTATGTTGTAACTACAATAAAAACCTGTAATGTTTACacaatatttaatttaaaaaaaaaaaattagtacaaATGTACGTTTCATATgggaatagtttctataaagacatTGTTTCTACATCCTGCTTTTCATGTTACTTTTTTTGTCGTAAAATAAAAGTTCCCAGATAATAATCTATATATGATAACTGATTATGATGACAATACCAGAGAATATTGACAGACTTCAAAGTATTGCCCAAGCTTGCGAGGGCAATGTgtgacagaggtcaatattcAATATTTAGGGTTATTATCGTGCTTTACTTTATTATATTAATTGTGGGCACAATGGGTTCCGAGAGTTAGCTTAGAACCGCACATGGAAACTCTATTTAAACGAGATGTGAAACTGATCATAAAATCTTGGCATGCATTGGCATTTtcatttatgtgtttttatttgcagACTGAACAATCCTACTTTTGGCACTCAAATGACTCTCACATTAGATATTTGTGGTGTTTGCCTtacagaaaatttttatttgaagaacAGCTTATCTAGTATCCACAACACAGTAAAGTCCACTAATTTGaccaattttttgttgttgccagCCTGGGCACAGATACAAAAGCTATGATATGGAAGTAGgggatttttttaatgttggtTGTTCTTGGATCGGGGTTATtaacatcaaattttaaaagagtaaataaaaaactttacagGGACATGAGTGGCAATGagtgctgaattcaaatatgagCAGAAAATTTTGTTAACCTGAATCCAAGATTAGGATGCTATCATTTAACCTAGATGTTAGAGGGACTCTTTTTGACAAATCTATCTAGCTAAAGTGACAGAATTATTTACGCAGCTTTATACACTAGGAAAAATATACACGAGTACATCATTTACAGATGactaagaagtaaaaaaaaatagatatgaACTGCCTGACATACCTGTCTTCTTTGTAGCTATTTCATTTGATCTTGTTTGTCCTGTCTGCGAAATCGAAAGTAGACCGTGTGACTGCGGAGAGGACCACACTTTTAAAACAATTAGTATATGGGTGCTTTTAAAActgaatttataatttttaattttgtgaaaaacTTAGTTAATCACAAGTTTGTTCTTTACTTACTTTAGCTACATTTCAAAATATCACTAATTTCTTTTATGTGATTAAATTTGCTctcacatttttcatttttcaatcACATTGTTAATTTAACCCCCGGGGACTATTTACTGCTTAAGTGGCCTTACGCTCTAtaataaaaatacacaaaagttattatttgattgttttagttGTTGACCGCGgctagtatttttttttactctcagacgaaaattcaaaacaaaaatggtGTTATTTCCTGAAGTGAAGTATGGCTGACGATACGGACGCTATTTTTctgtagctatagctatatgttTTTAATCTATATAGAAgtttaatatttataaatagCTACGTAACATAGGAGTTACTCTTTTTTTCTCTGCAACTCACACTACCAAATGCCCCTTGGCTATAAAAGTGTCTCATTTCTGTAAATAGCACCAAAAGTACAAACCTAAACATAAGGATAAAAGGATAGAGGGTTCGATAACTTTCATGAAATATGCATCTCGCTAGCTATCTTAAAGGCCATTATGTCATGCAGGcaggaaaaatttttaaatatgctaTCAAAGTATAAATAAACTACAACTCCTAAAGCAGATGTCGGTTACAAGCAGCATAATATCCTAAATTCGCACACTACACTTTTGAAATTCCGTCTTTGTTTAGTTCTGAAAAGCAAGTATGTTTAGCCAAATACtaattcaaaataataaaaaattgacaaactttaattatttttaattattgacactttaaatatttattattattattattaggtaACACGCGTTTCTGCACAAAAACTTCCCTCGTTAAATATGAAACAACATTGAATCAATGTttccatcatttttttttattgtagctaGGCGACCCTCAAACTGCGCTGCCCTACTCAGTGATATATTTTCCTGCTTCGCATTTTATACGGCAATACAAGCGAAAACCATGGGAATGACATTGACTGACAAAAATCGAACTTGAAACGGAgctaaaaatacagctggcgtacattttaaacaaataacaaaatatggctgcgaaatactgtatttttgtaattttttgggaatgtgtattcaaactttatcaatgcatagatattataaaggtgaactGATTAGTATAAAATTTtatgccaaaatgacacttgtttgcttgtCCCAGACCTCTCATTTTTTTTGCTGATAACACCATATTCTGGGATCTGTATGTCAGtttgcaattaaattttgtgagtaaacatacagggcctatacaagcttacccagaaGTTTTATTGCAAACCAACTTGCAGGTCCCAAGTCTGTAATAGAACTGTAAAAGGTCAACTCTAATTTCAGAAACTCTTTTTGTGTAAAACACTAGTTGTACCGAGGGTTGCTGTCACTATTGATTTGGGTCATTATGTGAGACTTAATGTTCATTTCTAATGttcatttctttgtaatatcctattttctgttttttttatccGTGTTAAGGATACTGTAAGGGTATAGACACATATTCAGTATATTTATTGTTTctcaaaaattatgttttttttctttaaaattgtttattgcatataaaagcaaattaaattgtctataggataatataaatataaaatataattttttttccaggtAGCCATAAATCCACATCTTTGTTTTTCACTAAAACGTCCGAAACTCCCCTccgtattattttttttctgcgtCATATTTATCAACTTTAGCATTACCATAGCGACAAtactttgtcacattttttcgaaaaagtgtgtcgttcattttttatttaaaaattagtgaaaaaatgaatttttgcttgctcttttgtgttttaacctgtctttttctttaaataatcaaaatgtacataaaatatgacaaagttatttgcAGCAGGTATTGATGAGTTTTGTTGAGTTTCTCCATCGTGGAGGGGAGTTTCAGACATTTTAAGTCATGTATACATCGTGAAAAACGAAAATCTAAAATTCCTCGTAAGAGTTATTCGCAACCTGATCTTTACAACAATAGCCTATTCAAAGATGTGCAGAAGGTGTTAAGCGAACTGCCAACAactcattaaatatttatattatgttttagaGAATACCAATCtccacatatttaaaaaaaaatttcttgtaaaaaaattatttttataccattaCAGTATCCTTAAATGGTCCAGTGGAAGTGTTAATTTAGAACAGCTAAATCTAGAAAGGCCATTCTTTGTAAGGCACCTAACCTCATTCTATGCAGTGTTTttaagtttcattgttaatgcTTGAGCCTTGCCTGCTTGTCGGGACTAACATATCCTGTAATTACAGCagtttttttgcaaattgtGATCTGGTTCTTCAGTAGTCAGTAATAATGCCACTAAACAATTtatcattttatgtttttttttttttttcatcatttatTCAGTTATTGAAATTAATGAGTTCTTTTAAACTCATTTTAGTTACAGCTaataaaaaatcttcaaacatgCACAAGCCCTTCTGTGCATAACGCAACAAAATATGGGAGGTTGTGTCAGTAACTCTAATAATAGTGATGGTTCATCTGGTATGTCATCTTCCAGACAATCAGGAAACTCTGGCCCACAAACAGGTGTGTATGCATGTTCTTATTAGTGATTTTGGTTTAATTAATTGGATTTGTACACAGAGCATCTTTATAACATCAAGCTTCTCTATAAGGTCAAAAAAAGTTATCTGTTTTATGGTAGCCTTAAAAACATATGGCTAgtgtgttttatttttcttaaaattgcaATTGCACCCTCATaatataaactaaaaaaaataaagatcacAGTTCCTAACATATAAAAACGTTAAGTGTGTTCCATGTACAACGAAAGAATAACTTAAattcaaagaaaatatttaaataaaaatagtattGGTAAATTTATTATAGTAAGATTGACAAACAGGGAATTAAATTTTAGTCTGATGAAAtataaaatagcaaaaataCGCTGTTATAgtataaaatcaacaaaaaaacgTAGAAGCGTGTGGTTACGTAAGTCAGAACAAACTTTCCTTGGCTTGACAAGGAAGtataaatagtttttttatagttttgttaTAAATCTCTATCTCATCAATCTCTTgtgtacaataaaaaaaattgtagcaaTAGGTAAGAAATAGGCACATGTCCCTTATTATTTCAACTGATCGTTCCAGCACAGTGAAACATTCTTCGACACATCTTCAGCTTTTTTCAGGAAAGGCGTTGGCACATGCCTAAATcatttcaggcgtgtgattaattgcacacctaaaaaataaatattgagttttcaaaatcaacctaaaaatccattttgtagaatgcaatggcagccctcgaaataattttcgGAGATACGTCAGACAAAATGTCTGATAGATTTCCATCTTGGTCGGTCACTttcagatctcagaattattgaatagtcccgATCTTTTTAA
This window contains:
- the LOC130645923 gene encoding uncharacterized protein LOC130645923, producing MRNHLGKQRKSYKSGPNCNFDNYRHNSVKPAIAKIIEKIVHGQLINYLEMNNLHHNQYGFRAGRSTNLATMSFTDSIRHHVDREIVGAVHIDLSKAFDMKEHLTVGVPQGTILGPLLFLLYFNDLADNLKHSEIIKYADDTVLYHP